Proteins encoded in a region of the Zingiber officinale cultivar Zhangliang unplaced genomic scaffold, Zo_v1.1 ctg253, whole genome shotgun sequence genome:
- the LOC122037325 gene encoding CO(2)-response secreted protease-like, whose amino-acid sequence MQLCFQLVLLNFGPEFLSPAMDNLLQFFLVFASLSICATSNKVAEPYVVYMGSIEGGDHDALQAEHLQTLSSVIPSDQKERVSLIQSYHHAFKGFSAMLTQKEASLLSGYDNVVSVFRDHILQLQTTRSWDFLDEESGIGSPRLRSKASNDVIIGIIDTGIWPELPSFNDNGMSMIPSRWKGTCMEGSDFKKSDCNRKLIGARYYTSQVVSIQPPSNDPHVNKVNTFGSPRDSVGHGTHTASTAAGSMVSNASYYGIAGGVAKGGSPSSRLAMYKACSLGGCASSTVLRAIDDAIDDGVDIISISIGMSSVFQSDYLSDPISIGAFHANQRGILVVCSGGNDGPDPYTVVNSAPWIFTVAASSIDRSFQSTIVLGNGNMFKGTAINFSNHSESVTYPLAYGGDVAAELTPRSEASNCYPGSIDADKAAGKILVCVNTDPSVTRRIKKSVAEGAKAKGMILMDEVEKEVPFDSGSFPFSQIGNDMGDQILRYINSTRKPSAVILPTEEVKEFKPAPAVAYFSARGPGALTESILKPDVMAPGVSILAASIPSSDGVPVGKKPSTFAIKSGTSMACPHVAGAGAFVKSAHPRWSASMIRSALMTTASVTNNLGKSLTSNSGASANYHDTGAGEISPLRALSPGIIFETTTEDYLNFLCYYGYKNQAIRTIAGTNFSCPINPSPDLISSINYPSISIAKLEGKNQAVTTVSRTVTNVGPPNSTYTVSVDAPTGLIVKVSPERLVFTRRGMKASYHVNFQATTMSKGYAYGSIVWSDGAHKVTTVFAVNLM is encoded by the exons ATGCAGCTATGCTTCCAATTAGTCCTGCTCAATTTTGGTCCAGAGTTTCTATCGCCTGCCATGGACAACCTATTGCAGTTCTTCCTTGTTTTCGCTTCCCTCAGTATTTGTGCTACTTCAAACAAAGTTGCAGAG CCGTATGTTGTCTACATGGGTAGCATAGAAGGTGGAGACCATGATGCTCTACAAGCAGAACACCTGCAAACGTTATCCTCTGTCATTCCAAG TGATCAGAAAGAAAGGGTATCTCTAATACAAAGTTACCATCATGCATTCAAGGGATTCTCGGCCATGCTTACTCAAAAAGAGGCTTCATTATTATCTG GTTATGACAATGTGGTATCAGTTTTCCGAGATCACATTCTTCAACTTCAAACTACACGATCTTGGGATTTCTTAGATGAAGAATCTGGTATTGGATCACCACGACTCCGCAGTAAAGCGTCTAATGATGTTATAATTGGCATAATTGATACTG GAATATGGCCAGAATTGCCTAGTTTTAACGATAATGGGATGAGCATGATCCCATCAAGGTGGAAAGGAACCTGCATGGAAGGATCTGATTTCAAAAAATCTGATTGTAATAG GAAGCTGATAGGTGCAAGATACTATACTAGTCAAGTAGTATCCATCCAACCACCATCAAATGACCCCCACGTTAACAAAGTAAATACTTTTGGATCACCAAGAGATAGTGTAGGTCATGGAACACACACAGCGTCCACAGCTGCTGGCTCAATGGTATCAAACGCTAGCTACTATGGCATAGCAGGAGGAGTAGCCAAGGGAGGTTCTCCTTCAAGTAGGCTCGCCATGTACAAGGCATGCTCACTCGGTGGATGTGCTAGCTCTACTGTGTTAAGAGCAATAGACGATGCTATTGATGATGGTGTCGACATAATCTCAATATCAATAGGAATGAGCTCTGTATTTCAGTCTGATTATCTAAGTGACCCCATCAGCATTGGTGCATTCCACGCTAACCAGAGAGGTATATTGGTTGTTTGTTCGGGTGGAAATGATGGGCCAGATCCATATACAGTGGTCAATTCAGCTCCATGGATTTTCACAGTTGCAGCTTCAAGTATTGATAGGAGTTTTCAGTCAACAATTGTTCTCGGCAACGGAAACATGTTCAAG GGAACAGCTATAAATTTCTCCAATCATAGTGAATCAGTGACATATCCCCTTGCTTATGGTGGCGATGTTGCAGCAGAGTTAACACCGAGATCAGAAGCAAG TAATTGTTATCCTGGATCAATCGATGCTGATAAGGCTGCTGGAAAGATTTTAGTATGTGTCAACACTGATCCATCTGTGACAAGGCGTATAAAGAAGTCGGTAGCTGAAGGAGCAAAAGCTAAAGGGATGATTCTTATGGATGAGGTCGAAAAAGAGGTGCCATTTGATTCAGGCAGTTTCCCATTCTCACAGATTGGAAATGATATGGGAGATCAAATTCTTCGTTATATTAACTCTACTAG AAAGCCTTCTGCTGTCATTCTACCAACTGAGGAAGTGAAGGAGTTCAAACCTGCACCGGCCGTTGCTTACTTCTCTGCCAGGGGTCCTGGAGCACTCACTGAATCTATTCTTAAG CCTGATGTGATGGCTCCGGGCGTTAGCATTTTGGCAGCATCAATTCCTTCGTCTGATGGTGTTCCTGTAGGGAAAAAACCATCAACCTTTGCTATCAAATCAGGAACTTCAATGGCTTGCCCACATGTAGCTGGTGCTGGTGCCTTTGTGAAATCTGCTCATCCAAGGTGGTCTGCCTCAATGATAAGATCTGCACTCATGACAACAG CTTCTGTAACAAACAACCTTGGAAAGTCCCTCACAAGCAACTCAGGTGCTAGTGCAAACTATCATGACACGGGAGCAGGAGAGATAAGTCCACTTAGAGCTCTGAGTCCAGGAATAATCTTTGAAACCACCACAGAAGACTACCTTAACTTCCTCTGCTACTATGGCTACAAAAACCAAGCAATAAGAACCATTGCGGGCACCAACTTCAGCTGTCCAATTAACCCCTCGCCAGACCTAATATCCAGCATCAATTATCCTTCCATCTCTATTGCAAAGTTGGAAGGCAAGAATCAAGCAGTGACAACTGTCAGCAGAACAGTGACAAATGTCGGACCACCAAATTCCACATACACTGTTTCTGTGGATGCTCCAACTGGATTAATAGTGAAGGTTTCACCTGAGAGGTTAGTTTTCACAAGGAGAGGGATGAAGGCTTCCTACCATGTCAATTTCCAAGCTACGACAATGAGCAAAGGATATGCATATGGGTCCATAGTATGGTCAGATGGAGCTCACAAGGTTACAACAGTATTTGCAGTCAATCTTATGTAA